In a genomic window of Arthrobacter woluwensis:
- a CDS encoding peptidylprolyl isomerase, whose translation MSIATAKATIHTNQGDIVVNLFGNHAPKTVKNFVGLATGEQAWTHPETGEDKTGTPLYDGTIFHRIIKDFMIQGGDPLGRGVGGPGYRFDDEIHPELNFNEPYKLAMANAGIQMGQGTNGSQFFITTIPTTWLQGKHTIFGEVADEESRKVVDAIEGVRTGMGDRPVEDVVIKSIEIEQL comes from the coding sequence ATGAGTATTGCAACCGCCAAGGCAACCATCCACACCAACCAGGGCGACATCGTCGTCAACCTCTTCGGCAACCATGCGCCCAAGACGGTCAAGAACTTCGTCGGTCTCGCCACCGGCGAGCAGGCCTGGACCCACCCGGAGACGGGCGAGGACAAGACCGGCACCCCGCTGTACGACGGAACGATCTTCCACCGCATCATCAAGGACTTCATGATCCAGGGCGGCGATCCCCTCGGCCGCGGCGTCGGCGGCCCCGGCTACCGCTTCGATGACGAGATCCACCCCGAGCTGAACTTCAACGAGCCCTACAAGCTCGCCATGGCCAACGCCGGCATCCAGATGGGCCAGGGCACCAACGGTTCCCAGTTCTTCATCACCACCATCCCCACCACCTGGCTGCAGGGCAAGCACACCATCTTCGGTGAGGTGGCTGACGAGGAGTCCCGCAAGGTCGTCGACGCGATCGAGGGCGTCCGCACCGGCATGGGCGACCGTCCGGTCGAGGACGTGGTCATCAAGAGCATCGAGATCGAGCAGCTCTAA
- a CDS encoding rhomboid family intramembrane serine protease: MSYGTPAAGPVPVCPRHPDRVSYVSCQRCGRPACPECQRPAAVGVQCVDCVREAQATAPRVRGAFGGAVASGRPVVTWGIIAVCVAVYALQWLIPGDFIFQNFAFANIYAGSEPWRMLTSAFLHSQGNILHLALNMYTLWIFGQALEPLLGRARYLALYLISAVGGSVGYLLLTPWLPVVGVVGASGAIFGLFGAMLLVQRRRGGPMTQLWVLLAINLAFGFLVSGIAWQAHLGGLVTGAACAAVLVGTGRSQRAPLWQWLGLGLVTVVLVLLTMWKDGALALS, encoded by the coding sequence ATGAGTTACGGAACCCCGGCGGCCGGACCGGTCCCTGTCTGTCCACGCCACCCTGACCGAGTCTCCTATGTGAGCTGCCAGCGCTGTGGCCGGCCGGCCTGCCCGGAATGCCAGAGGCCGGCGGCCGTCGGGGTTCAATGCGTCGATTGCGTCCGTGAGGCGCAGGCGACGGCGCCGCGCGTGCGCGGTGCTTTCGGCGGGGCCGTGGCCTCCGGCCGCCCCGTGGTCACCTGGGGGATCATCGCCGTGTGCGTGGCGGTCTACGCCCTGCAGTGGCTGATCCCCGGGGACTTCATCTTCCAGAATTTCGCGTTCGCGAACATCTACGCGGGCTCCGAGCCGTGGCGCATGCTCACCTCGGCCTTCCTGCACTCACAGGGCAACATCCTGCATCTCGCCCTGAACATGTACACCCTGTGGATCTTCGGCCAGGCCCTGGAACCGCTGCTCGGGCGAGCGCGCTACCTGGCCCTGTATCTCATCTCTGCGGTGGGCGGATCCGTGGGCTATCTCCTGCTGACCCCCTGGCTGCCGGTGGTGGGCGTCGTCGGCGCCTCGGGTGCGATCTTCGGCCTCTTCGGCGCCATGCTGCTGGTCCAGCGCCGTCGAGGCGGGCCCATGACGCAGTTGTGGGTGCTGCTCGCGATCAACCTGGCCTTCGGCTTCCTGGTGTCCGGGATCGCCTGGCAGGCCCACCTGGGCGGCCTGGTCACGGGAGCGGCGTGCGCGGCCGTCCTCGTGGGCACCGGACGCTCCCAGCGGGCACCGCTGTGGCAGTGGCTCGGACTGGGCCTGGTCACCGTGGTTCTGGTGCTTCTGACCATGTGGAAGGACGGCGCTCTGGCGCTCTCGTAA
- a CDS encoding NADPH-dependent 2,4-dienoyl-CoA reductase: protein MNHSSQAEAFPLLFSPLTVDGVRLKNRIIMGSMHTGLEDHRKDADALAAFYAERARGGAGLIVTGGYAPTLSGWLSPFGSSLTSRRQLGAHRTVTEAVHRDGGRIALQILHAGRYGHHPLIVAPSRLKAPITPFTPRALSSRGVERQIDGFVRCARLAQAAGYDGVEIMGGEGYFINQFLSSLSNQRTDEWGGSPAARRRVPVEIVRRIRAAVGDGFMVLFRLSMADLVPQGQTQEEILDLARELEAAGAGMITTDIGWHESRVPTIVTSVPRAAFTEFTEVVAKAVTIPVAASNRINMPAVAEEILAGTGIQAVSLARPMLADPEWSLKAATGRVDEINTCIGCNQACLDHAFSGRKVSCLVNPRAGRELTLTLGPTVLRKRVAVVGAGPAGLATAVTAAERGHSVTLFEAGDTIGGQFGIAQRIPGKEEFTETLRYYTRRLELLDVEVRLNERATAQELAGAFDEVVVATGVEPRMPAIPGIEHPSVMSYAELVRGARQAGSRVAVIGAGGIGVDVSEFLTHQESPSLDLDLWRREWGVSTDPDAPGALRRPEHQPSPRTVYLLQRREGKIGAGLGKTTGWVHRASLKAKGVVQLSGVNYEKIDDAGLHLSFGAERKDPRVLEVDSVVICAGQESVNSLAGELERRGQSVHVIGGAALAAEVDAKRAIREGTELAAAF, encoded by the coding sequence GTGAACCACAGTTCCCAGGCCGAGGCCTTCCCCCTGCTGTTCAGCCCGCTCACCGTCGACGGCGTCCGGCTGAAGAACCGCATCATCATGGGTTCCATGCACACGGGACTCGAGGACCACCGCAAGGACGCGGACGCCCTCGCGGCCTTCTACGCCGAGCGCGCCCGCGGTGGCGCCGGGCTGATCGTGACCGGCGGTTACGCCCCGACGCTCAGTGGATGGCTCTCACCGTTCGGATCCAGCCTCACCTCCCGCCGCCAGCTCGGCGCCCACAGAACCGTCACGGAGGCGGTCCACCGCGACGGCGGCCGCATCGCCTTGCAGATCCTGCACGCCGGCCGCTACGGCCACCACCCGCTCATCGTCGCGCCGTCGCGGCTCAAAGCGCCCATCACCCCGTTCACGCCCCGCGCCCTCAGTTCCCGCGGCGTCGAGCGCCAGATCGACGGCTTCGTCCGCTGTGCGCGGCTGGCCCAGGCCGCAGGGTACGACGGCGTCGAGATCATGGGCGGGGAGGGTTACTTCATCAACCAGTTCCTCAGCTCGCTCAGCAACCAGCGCACCGATGAGTGGGGCGGGAGTCCGGCCGCGCGGCGTCGTGTGCCGGTGGAGATCGTGCGCCGGATCCGCGCGGCGGTCGGGGACGGTTTCATGGTCCTGTTCCGGCTCTCCATGGCGGACCTGGTCCCGCAGGGCCAGACCCAGGAGGAGATCCTGGACCTGGCGCGCGAACTCGAAGCGGCCGGCGCCGGGATGATCACCACGGACATCGGCTGGCATGAATCCCGCGTCCCCACGATCGTCACCTCGGTGCCGCGCGCCGCGTTCACCGAATTCACCGAGGTGGTCGCCAAGGCCGTGACCATCCCCGTGGCAGCGTCGAACCGCATCAACATGCCGGCCGTCGCGGAGGAGATCCTGGCCGGGACCGGCATTCAGGCGGTCTCGCTGGCGCGTCCGATGCTGGCCGATCCGGAGTGGTCGCTCAAGGCGGCGACCGGTCGTGTGGACGAGATCAACACGTGCATCGGCTGCAACCAGGCGTGCCTCGACCACGCCTTCTCGGGCCGCAAGGTCAGCTGCCTGGTCAATCCCCGGGCGGGCCGCGAACTCACCCTCACCCTGGGGCCGACCGTGCTCCGCAAGCGCGTCGCCGTCGTCGGTGCCGGGCCGGCCGGACTCGCCACCGCGGTGACGGCCGCCGAACGCGGGCACTCCGTGACGCTCTTCGAAGCGGGAGACACGATCGGGGGCCAGTTCGGCATCGCCCAGCGCATCCCCGGCAAGGAGGAGTTCACCGAAACCCTGCGGTACTACACGCGGAGGCTGGAGCTGCTGGACGTGGAGGTGCGCCTCAACGAGCGGGCCACGGCTCAGGAACTGGCGGGCGCCTTCGACGAGGTCGTCGTGGCGACCGGCGTCGAACCCCGCATGCCGGCCATTCCGGGAATCGAGCACCCCAGCGTCATGAGCTACGCGGAGCTCGTCCGGGGCGCCCGCCAGGCCGGGTCCCGCGTGGCCGTGATCGGGGCGGGCGGCATCGGGGTGGACGTCTCCGAGTTCCTCACCCATCAGGAGTCGCCGAGCCTGGATCTGGACCTGTGGCGCCGCGAATGGGGCGTCAGCACCGACCCCGACGCCCCGGGCGCCCTGCGCCGCCCCGAACACCAGCCCAGCCCCCGCACCGTGTACCTGCTGCAGCGCCGTGAGGGCAAGATCGGCGCAGGACTGGGCAAGACCACCGGGTGGGTGCACCGAGCCTCCCTGAAGGCCAAGGGCGTGGTGCAGCTGAGCGGCGTCAACTACGAGAAGATCGACGACGCCGGCCTGCACCTCAGCTTCGGCGCCGAGCGGAAGGATCCGCGCGTCCTCGAGGTGGACAGCGTGGTGATCTGCGCCGGGCAGGAGTCCGTGAACTCGCTGGCCGGGGAACTGGAGCGTCGCGGACAGAGCGTCCATGTGATCGGCGGAGCGGCCCTCGCCGCGGAGGTCGACGCCAAGCGCGCCATCCGCGAAGGCACGGAACTCGCCGCGGCCTTCTGA
- a CDS encoding cell division protein CrgA, translating to MPESKQRRRVSRPAAATQGKAIKPTPTWYKVVMFGLMILGLLWIMTFYISSGLLPIPALSGWNIGVGFGLLLVGFLMTTRWRS from the coding sequence ATGCCTGAGTCGAAACAGCGACGCCGCGTGTCCCGCCCGGCCGCCGCCACCCAGGGCAAGGCGATCAAGCCGACCCCCACCTGGTACAAGGTGGTCATGTTCGGACTCATGATCCTCGGCCTGCTCTGGATCATGACCTTCTACATCTCCAGCGGCCTCCTGCCGATCCCGGCCCTGAGCGGCTGGAACATCGGCGTCGGCTTCGGTCTGCTCCTGGTCGGGTTCCTCATGACCACCCGTTGGCGGTCCTGA
- a CDS encoding anthranilate synthase component II yields the protein MSTSILVIDNYDSFVYTLVGYLQELGADTTVVRNDDVSLEEAIELAAVRDGVLVSPGPGNPAGAGVCIELIKWCGEHAKPMLGVCLGHQALAEAYGGTVSHAPELMHGKTSQVEHGTDPLFADVPSPFTATRYHSLAAENDSIPAELEVTAQTANGVIMALRHRTAPLCGVQFHPESVLTEGGYQMLGNWLESLGLTGAAAKASTLSPLIRK from the coding sequence ATGAGCACTTCAATCCTGGTCATCGACAATTACGACAGCTTCGTCTACACCCTGGTGGGCTACCTCCAGGAACTCGGCGCCGACACCACGGTGGTGCGCAATGACGACGTCTCGCTCGAGGAAGCCATCGAGCTGGCTGCCGTCCGCGACGGCGTCCTGGTCTCCCCCGGCCCCGGCAACCCGGCGGGCGCCGGCGTGTGCATCGAGCTGATCAAGTGGTGCGGCGAGCACGCCAAGCCGATGCTCGGTGTCTGCCTGGGCCACCAGGCCCTCGCCGAGGCCTACGGCGGGACCGTCTCCCACGCCCCGGAGCTGATGCACGGGAAGACCTCGCAGGTGGAGCACGGGACGGATCCGCTCTTCGCCGACGTGCCGTCGCCGTTCACGGCCACCCGCTACCACTCGCTCGCCGCGGAGAACGACTCCATCCCCGCCGAGCTCGAGGTCACCGCGCAGACCGCCAACGGCGTCATCATGGCCCTGCGCCACCGCACCGCGCCCCTCTGCGGTGTCCAGTTCCACCCCGAGTCCGTCCTCACCGAGGGCGGCTACCAGATGCTCGGGAACTGGCTCGAGTCGCTCGGGCTGACGGGGGCCGCCGCCAAGGCGTCCACCCTGTCGCCGCTGATCCGGAAGTAA
- the pknB gene encoding Stk1 family PASTA domain-containing Ser/Thr kinase — protein MSTGTRVLNGRYELGDLIGRGGMADVYRGTDLRLGRDVAVKILRADLARDPQFLARFRREAQSVAGLNHASIVAVYDSGEELQGDGVDGVKAPYIVMEIVQGETLKDLLKAGEISLDQAVEYTLGVLTALEYSHKAGIVHRDIKPGNVMVRSDSGRVKVMDFGIARAVTDSSATMTQTQAVVGTAQYLSPEQALGETVDARSDLYSAGCLLYELLTGKPPFQGDSPVSVAYQHVQGIAVPPSKLNPEVSGALDSVVAKAMRKKREDRFVDAAAFRRALRAALGGVAVHDAPQDSTAANLVAVPADALTAAVEQPTTARHRAAAGQTGESTTALAQVPEHGAGHGAEAAADATPAPYGTAEDALTLTQDQLRVLLPEIRNLPEVQQAQRKHRRHRRGLMVTIWIFVLMVLGGAGFGIYSWLTRPIAPELVAVPAVAQLNESAAMQKLYDAHLQPKVAHVASSTVPEGTAIETDPREGEMIEVNRDVKLVVSAGPTAVQIPDKLQGQSEAAVRDILRAAGLKSTPETIFADSATVPANQVIATKPASGQTVSVNGAVQIIVSTGKVEVPELRGQTVDQATTVLEGLGLQVRVEEKDNSVVPAGQVTGQSVAAKERIDQGGTVLLTVARKPTPPPTPSSTPSATPSGKPTADGG, from the coding sequence CTGTCCACCGGCACACGCGTCCTCAACGGACGTTACGAACTCGGCGATCTGATCGGTCGCGGCGGCATGGCCGACGTGTACCGAGGCACAGACCTGCGCCTGGGCCGGGATGTCGCGGTGAAAATCCTGCGTGCGGATCTTGCCCGGGACCCTCAGTTCCTGGCGCGGTTCCGGCGTGAGGCGCAATCGGTGGCGGGCCTGAACCACGCCTCGATCGTGGCCGTCTACGACTCCGGCGAAGAGCTTCAGGGCGACGGCGTGGACGGCGTGAAAGCCCCGTACATCGTCATGGAGATCGTCCAGGGCGAGACGCTCAAGGACCTCCTGAAGGCCGGGGAAATCTCCCTCGATCAGGCCGTGGAGTACACCCTCGGAGTGCTCACGGCACTGGAGTACAGCCACAAAGCCGGGATCGTGCACCGCGACATCAAGCCCGGCAACGTCATGGTCCGCAGCGACTCCGGCCGGGTCAAGGTGATGGACTTCGGCATCGCCCGGGCCGTCACGGACTCCTCGGCCACCATGACCCAGACCCAGGCCGTGGTCGGCACCGCTCAGTACCTCTCCCCGGAACAGGCCCTCGGCGAGACCGTGGACGCCCGCAGCGACCTCTACTCGGCCGGTTGCCTGCTCTACGAACTGCTGACCGGCAAACCGCCGTTCCAGGGCGACAGCCCCGTCTCCGTGGCGTATCAGCACGTCCAGGGCATCGCGGTGCCGCCCAGCAAGCTCAATCCCGAGGTCAGCGGGGCTCTGGACTCCGTGGTGGCCAAGGCCATGCGGAAGAAGCGGGAGGACCGTTTCGTCGACGCCGCGGCCTTCCGGCGCGCCCTGCGCGCCGCCCTCGGAGGTGTGGCCGTGCACGACGCACCCCAGGACTCCACCGCGGCGAACCTCGTGGCCGTCCCGGCGGATGCGCTCACGGCCGCCGTCGAGCAGCCGACGACGGCGCGTCACCGCGCCGCGGCAGGCCAGACCGGCGAGTCCACCACAGCCCTGGCCCAGGTTCCGGAACATGGCGCCGGGCACGGAGCCGAAGCTGCCGCGGACGCCACGCCTGCCCCCTACGGCACGGCCGAGGACGCCCTCACGCTGACGCAGGACCAGCTCCGCGTGCTCCTGCCGGAGATCCGGAACCTGCCCGAGGTGCAGCAGGCCCAGCGCAAGCATCGCCGTCATCGCCGGGGTCTCATGGTCACCATCTGGATCTTCGTACTCATGGTGCTGGGCGGCGCCGGCTTCGGGATCTACAGCTGGCTCACCCGGCCGATCGCGCCCGAACTGGTCGCGGTCCCGGCCGTGGCGCAGCTGAATGAGTCGGCGGCCATGCAGAAGCTCTACGACGCGCATCTCCAGCCGAAGGTGGCCCATGTGGCGAGTTCGACCGTCCCGGAAGGCACGGCCATCGAGACGGATCCCCGGGAAGGGGAGATGATCGAGGTCAACCGGGACGTGAAGCTCGTGGTGTCCGCAGGCCCCACTGCCGTGCAGATCCCGGACAAGCTTCAGGGGCAGAGCGAGGCCGCCGTCCGGGACATCCTGCGCGCCGCAGGGCTCAAGAGCACGCCGGAGACGATTTTCGCGGACAGCGCCACCGTCCCGGCCAATCAGGTCATCGCCACCAAGCCGGCCTCCGGTCAGACGGTGTCGGTCAACGGCGCGGTGCAGATCATCGTCTCCACGGGCAAGGTCGAGGTGCCGGAGCTACGGGGCCAGACCGTGGACCAGGCCACCACCGTCCTGGAGGGCCTGGGCCTGCAGGTCCGCGTCGAGGAGAAGGACAACTCGGTGGTTCCCGCGGGCCAGGTCACCGGTCAGAGCGTGGCGGCCAAGGAGCGGATCGATCAGGGCGGCACCGTGCTGCTGACGGTCGCCCGCAAACCCACGCCGCCGCCCACGCCGAGCAGCACCCCGTCCGCCACCCCGAGCGGGAAGCCGACGGCCGACGGCGGCTGA
- a CDS encoding protein kinase domain-containing protein, with protein MRPTSGITLGGRYRLTTRIAIGGMGEVWSAQDQVLGRTVAIKILKEEYTGDPGFLERFRNEARHTALLNHEGIANVFDYGEEGGSAYLVMELVPGEPLSTIIEREHVLSPDLTLNIIAQTARALAVAHEKGLVHRDVKPGNLLITPDRNVKITDFGIARLADQVPLTQTGQVMGTAQYLAPEQATGQTATGSSDIYSLGIIGYECLTGHRPFSGESQIAIALAQVNDAPPPLPDSLAKPIRALLMSMLAKDPANRPADALKLADAAEAIRRGDIDAAHRAVPGMLLFESTTGPITAPVDVQQTAATTVVPPVSATTATSALPVVPPEQLTAERNWLTDDEEDYEEPTPEREEKKRSAWIWPLIILAVLAALIFLGVWLSSAGFFSPKSGTSSAPVTPPSTAVTTASQTPSETTTSTTPSETPSTPDTVNIIPDAYNGRDYATVRNELIALGLQVKGNEVTNKETAGTVIDVNPSGPVAKGDTVTVTYSKGPEMVAVPNLNGTVTDAQVRQALTNAGLVPQAGSGSVSSGTVTFNPPSGTEVAKGSTVTFTITAPEPPTTPTPKPSGSPTP; from the coding sequence GTGAGGCCAACGTCTGGAATCACTCTCGGCGGGAGGTACCGCCTGACCACGCGCATTGCCATCGGTGGCATGGGCGAGGTCTGGAGTGCGCAGGACCAGGTCCTGGGGCGCACGGTCGCCATCAAGATCCTCAAAGAGGAATACACGGGCGATCCCGGTTTCCTCGAGCGCTTCCGCAACGAGGCCCGTCACACGGCGCTGCTGAACCACGAAGGCATCGCGAACGTCTTCGACTACGGCGAAGAGGGCGGTTCCGCCTACCTCGTCATGGAACTGGTGCCGGGTGAGCCGCTGTCGACCATCATCGAGCGCGAGCACGTCCTCAGCCCCGACCTGACGCTGAACATCATCGCCCAGACCGCGCGGGCCCTCGCCGTCGCGCATGAGAAGGGCCTGGTGCACCGTGACGTGAAGCCGGGCAACCTGCTCATCACGCCGGACCGGAACGTGAAGATCACCGACTTCGGCATCGCGCGCCTGGCCGACCAGGTGCCGCTCACCCAGACCGGACAGGTCATGGGCACCGCCCAGTACCTGGCGCCGGAGCAGGCCACCGGCCAGACGGCCACGGGTTCCAGCGACATCTACTCCCTGGGCATCATCGGCTACGAGTGCCTCACGGGGCACCGTCCGTTCTCCGGCGAATCGCAGATCGCGATCGCCCTCGCCCAGGTCAATGACGCGCCGCCGCCCCTTCCGGATTCTCTGGCGAAGCCCATCCGGGCCCTCCTGATGTCCATGCTGGCCAAGGATCCGGCCAATCGTCCGGCGGACGCCCTCAAGCTCGCCGACGCCGCCGAGGCCATTCGGCGCGGCGACATCGACGCGGCACACCGAGCCGTTCCGGGCATGCTCCTGTTCGAGTCCACCACGGGCCCCATCACGGCTCCCGTGGACGTGCAGCAGACGGCGGCCACCACGGTGGTCCCTCCCGTGAGCGCGACGACGGCGACCTCCGCCCTGCCGGTCGTCCCCCCGGAGCAGCTGACGGCTGAACGGAACTGGCTGACCGACGACGAAGAGGACTACGAGGAACCGACTCCGGAGCGCGAGGAGAAGAAGCGCAGCGCCTGGATCTGGCCGCTGATCATACTCGCCGTGCTGGCCGCCCTGATCTTCCTCGGTGTGTGGCTGAGTTCGGCCGGCTTCTTCAGCCCGAAGTCAGGCACCTCCAGCGCTCCGGTCACGCCGCCCAGCACCGCCGTCACCACGGCGAGCCAGACGCCGTCGGAGACGACCACCAGCACCACGCCGAGCGAGACGCCGTCCACCCCGGACACCGTCAACATCATCCCGGACGCGTACAACGGCCGGGACTACGCCACGGTCCGCAATGAGCTCATCGCCCTCGGTCTGCAAGTCAAGGGAAACGAGGTGACCAATAAGGAGACCGCCGGCACCGTCATCGACGTCAACCCGTCCGGCCCGGTCGCCAAGGGCGACACAGTCACGGTCACCTATTCCAAGGGCCCGGAGATGGTCGCTGTTCCGAACCTGAACGGCACGGTCACGGACGCACAGGTCCGCCAGGCGCTCACCAACGCCGGTCTCGTCCCGCAGGCGGGCTCCGGTTCGGTGTCCTCCGGCACTGTGACGTTCAACCCGCCGTCGGGCACCGAGGTGGCCAAGGGCAGCACGGTGACGTTCACCATCACCGCTCCCGAGCCGCCCACCACCCCGACTCCCAAGCCCTCCGGCTCGCCCACTCCCTGA
- a CDS encoding peptidoglycan D,D-transpeptidase FtsI family protein — protein sequence MNQSIRNAWIATVALFALLFGAVSYIQVVGAQDLSTNALNDRALQRNLCSDRGTILAGGQPIAESVPGTESCKSKRSYPGGALYAGITGYFSTNGSAGSTGLERELNGALTGDSDQQFLERVRQLFLGKQPQGANVETTIDPKIQKLAYDLLPDDIEGYAVVQNPKTGAILAMVSKPSYDPNTVATLDSDAALAAKAKLDATKGINLYQNVSGPTGALMAPGSVFKLVDTAAALESGKYTKDSVLPNPAELTFPGLQYTLPNYRGGQCYAKDKAGFDFALANSCNTPFASIALDLGEKKIAETAKNFGIGQDLGDRLDLQYAQSRFPTDLDKPQLAQSAIGQYNVQVTPLQISMLTSAIANGGVQMKPQLVKALRAPDLRVLAEYKPEPLRTATSPEVARQITDWMVGVVDNGLAAPAAIPGVKVAAKTGTAELTADDYNNSWFTGFAPADNPQVVVTLAFHGVNSATGAQLTSPNAKKLFEAVLNK from the coding sequence GTGAATCAGTCCATCCGCAATGCGTGGATCGCCACCGTGGCGCTCTTCGCCCTGCTCTTCGGCGCGGTCAGCTACATCCAGGTGGTCGGCGCCCAGGACCTGAGCACCAACGCCCTGAATGACCGCGCTCTCCAGCGGAACCTCTGCAGCGACCGCGGGACCATCCTGGCGGGCGGTCAGCCCATCGCGGAGTCGGTGCCCGGGACCGAGTCCTGCAAGTCGAAGCGGAGCTACCCGGGAGGGGCCCTCTACGCGGGCATCACCGGATACTTCTCGACCAATGGAAGCGCCGGATCCACCGGCCTGGAGCGCGAACTCAACGGCGCCCTCACCGGCGACTCGGACCAGCAGTTCCTGGAGCGCGTGCGCCAGTTGTTCCTCGGCAAGCAGCCGCAGGGCGCCAACGTCGAGACGACGATCGACCCCAAGATCCAGAAGCTCGCCTACGATCTCCTCCCGGATGACATCGAAGGCTACGCCGTGGTCCAGAACCCCAAGACCGGCGCGATCCTGGCCATGGTCTCGAAGCCGTCCTATGACCCCAACACGGTCGCCACCCTGGACAGCGACGCCGCGCTGGCCGCCAAGGCCAAGCTGGACGCGACCAAGGGCATCAACCTCTACCAGAATGTCTCCGGTCCCACGGGCGCGCTCATGGCTCCGGGTTCGGTCTTCAAGCTCGTCGACACTGCGGCCGCCCTCGAATCGGGCAAGTACACCAAGGATTCGGTCCTGCCGAACCCCGCTGAGCTCACGTTCCCAGGTCTGCAGTACACCCTGCCGAACTACCGCGGCGGCCAGTGCTACGCCAAGGACAAGGCCGGATTCGACTTCGCCCTGGCCAACTCCTGCAACACCCCGTTCGCCAGCATCGCACTGGACCTGGGCGAGAAGAAGATCGCGGAGACGGCGAAGAACTTCGGCATCGGCCAGGACCTCGGCGACCGGCTGGACCTGCAGTACGCCCAGAGCCGTTTCCCCACTGATCTGGACAAGCCGCAGCTGGCCCAGTCGGCCATCGGCCAGTACAACGTCCAGGTCACGCCGCTGCAGATCTCCATGCTCACCAGCGCCATCGCCAACGGAGGGGTGCAGATGAAGCCGCAACTCGTGAAGGCGCTCCGGGCCCCGGATCTGCGCGTGCTCGCCGAGTACAAGCCCGAGCCGCTGCGGACCGCCACGAGCCCTGAGGTCGCCCGTCAGATCACCGACTGGATGGTGGGCGTGGTGGACAACGGTCTCGCCGCGCCGGCCGCGATCCCCGGGGTCAAGGTGGCGGCGAAGACCGGCACCGCCGAGCTCACGGCGGACGACTACAACAACTCCTGGTTCACCGGTTTTGCCCCGGCGGACAATCCCCAGGTGGTCGTGACCCTCGCCTTCCACGGCGTGAACTCGGCCACCGGAGCGCAACTGACCAGTCCTAACGCGAAGAAACTCTTTGAGGCGGTGTTGAACAAGTGA